A genomic stretch from Pirellulales bacterium includes:
- the polA gene encoding DNA polymerase I codes for MAKSRSPRQASLFDREDDAPAKKAAPAKAARSVETEGAEEKLGPNGTNAADDIAEVEPRNLLSPDGPTPPPDLTGKTVYAIDANSLIFQVFHAIPEMTSPRGEPVNAVFGFTRDLLFLLEKKKPDYLFCAFDMSGPTFRHDLYDGYKSQRSEMPGELRPQFPALRRMIAALDIPILELAGYEADDVLATLAQLTHDAGGECYLVTGDKDCRQLITDRVVVYNVRKDLMYDAGALAADWGIRPDQVVDYQAIVGDSVDNVPGIPLIGPKIARELLNKYDSLEGIFEHAGEIAGTKRRENVIAGREQALLSRQLVRLDTKTPIAIDWPAAERRPLNPERALALCGAFGFHRFAEQLRAQVQHVPSIWQGNYRAIDTAEKFASWLPQLAAQPRIAVRIHGKSAMAVQAEITGLAVAWTAGEAWYLPLAAEDASGQLDRDATLAVLRPILEDERIEKISRDAKHDMLLLAGGGINSSGFVFDTMLASYLLDAGERNHTLNELAQRYLEHSMSAPQAASENDPAAVALLATQTAGEEVDVTLRLAPLLTKRLQEEELERLLVDLEIPLAAVLARMERTGIRVDAARLAALSADFGKKVAAAEKEIYALAGHEFNVASPKQLQQVLFTEQKLPALRRTKSGPSTDASVLVELAAQHPLPAKIIEFRQYSKLKNTYVDALPGLVNPRTGRVHTTFQQAVAATGRLGSSDPNLQNIPIRTREGRDIRSAFLPGPADWRLLSADYSQIELRVLAHFSRDETLCAAFERGDDIHTQVAAQVFGVPFDDVTSEMRRRAKAVNFGVLYGQSAFGLANSLDIEQDEAAHFIAAYFERYPGVDRFLAEILEGCRANGYVKTILGRKRAIRGVRPNAPRQRNLPERTAINTVIQGSAADLIKLAMLAVDRRLREGDLSAQLLLQIHDELLFEAPPAELEPLAELVRQEMSSVMKLCVPLVVDVKTGMNWAETEPWSAAGDEPLDFHSEISDAT; via the coding sequence ATGGCCAAATCGCGCTCGCCACGCCAGGCTTCGCTTTTCGATCGTGAGGACGATGCACCGGCGAAAAAAGCTGCACCGGCGAAAGCCGCACGCTCGGTGGAAACGGAAGGCGCCGAAGAGAAGCTCGGGCCGAATGGCACAAACGCAGCCGATGACATCGCCGAGGTCGAACCGCGCAACCTGCTTTCGCCGGATGGCCCGACGCCGCCGCCTGATCTGACTGGCAAGACGGTGTATGCGATCGACGCCAATTCGCTGATCTTCCAGGTCTTCCACGCCATTCCCGAGATGACCAGCCCACGTGGCGAGCCAGTGAACGCCGTCTTCGGGTTTACGCGCGATCTGCTGTTCCTGCTGGAGAAGAAAAAGCCGGATTACCTGTTCTGCGCGTTCGACATGTCGGGCCCGACGTTCCGCCACGATTTGTATGACGGTTACAAATCGCAGCGCAGCGAGATGCCCGGCGAGCTGCGGCCACAATTCCCGGCGCTGCGGCGCATGATTGCAGCCTTGGACATTCCGATCCTGGAGTTGGCAGGCTATGAGGCCGACGACGTGCTGGCGACGCTCGCCCAACTGACCCATGATGCCGGCGGCGAATGCTACCTGGTGACCGGCGATAAGGATTGCCGGCAACTGATTACCGATCGCGTCGTGGTATACAACGTTCGCAAGGACTTGATGTACGACGCCGGGGCGCTCGCGGCCGACTGGGGCATACGGCCGGACCAGGTTGTCGACTATCAGGCGATCGTCGGCGATTCGGTCGATAACGTGCCGGGCATCCCTCTGATCGGACCGAAGATCGCCCGCGAGCTGTTGAACAAATACGACTCGCTGGAAGGAATCTTCGAGCACGCCGGCGAAATCGCCGGAACCAAACGGCGCGAGAACGTCATTGCCGGCCGTGAACAGGCCCTTCTCAGCCGGCAGTTGGTGCGGCTCGATACAAAGACACCGATCGCCATTGATTGGCCGGCCGCAGAGCGCCGGCCGCTAAACCCTGAGAGGGCGCTAGCGCTGTGCGGCGCGTTCGGTTTTCATCGCTTTGCCGAGCAGCTTCGTGCGCAGGTGCAGCACGTACCGAGCATCTGGCAAGGGAACTACCGGGCGATCGACACCGCCGAGAAGTTCGCGTCCTGGCTCCCGCAGCTTGCAGCGCAACCGCGCATCGCGGTGCGCATTCACGGCAAAAGCGCGATGGCGGTGCAGGCCGAGATCACCGGGCTGGCCGTGGCATGGACGGCGGGCGAAGCCTGGTATCTGCCGCTTGCTGCAGAGGACGCGTCGGGCCAACTGGATCGCGACGCGACGCTTGCGGTGCTACGGCCAATCCTGGAAGACGAGCGCATCGAAAAAATCTCGCGTGATGCCAAGCACGACATGCTGCTGCTCGCCGGCGGCGGGATCAATTCGAGCGGCTTTGTTTTCGACACGATGCTTGCCAGCTACCTGCTCGACGCGGGGGAACGCAATCACACGTTGAATGAGCTTGCGCAGCGCTACCTGGAACACAGCATGTCCGCGCCGCAAGCCGCAAGTGAGAATGATCCGGCGGCCGTAGCGCTTTTGGCCACGCAAACGGCCGGCGAGGAAGTCGACGTGACGCTGCGGCTGGCTCCGCTCCTTACGAAGCGATTGCAAGAAGAGGAATTGGAACGGCTACTGGTGGATCTGGAAATACCGCTGGCCGCCGTGCTCGCTCGGATGGAGCGCACCGGCATTCGCGTTGATGCGGCGCGGCTGGCGGCGCTGAGCGCCGATTTCGGCAAGAAGGTCGCGGCGGCCGAGAAAGAGATTTACGCCCTGGCCGGCCACGAGTTCAACGTCGCCTCGCCCAAGCAATTGCAGCAGGTGCTGTTTACCGAGCAGAAGCTGCCGGCGCTGCGGCGTACGAAATCGGGGCCCAGCACCGATGCCAGCGTGCTCGTCGAGCTTGCCGCGCAGCATCCGCTGCCGGCAAAGATCATCGAATTTCGCCAGTATTCGAAATTGAAGAACACGTACGTCGACGCGCTGCCGGGCTTGGTGAATCCGCGCACCGGGCGCGTGCATACGACGTTTCAGCAAGCTGTCGCGGCGACGGGCCGTCTGGGTTCCAGCGATCCAAACCTGCAAAACATTCCCATTCGGACCCGCGAGGGACGCGATATCCGTTCGGCGTTCCTGCCCGGGCCGGCGGACTGGCGATTATTATCAGCCGACTATTCGCAGATCGAGCTGCGGGTGCTGGCACATTTCTCCCGGGATGAAACGCTGTGTGCCGCGTTTGAGCGTGGTGATGACATTCACACGCAAGTCGCGGCCCAAGTGTTCGGTGTCCCCTTTGATGACGTCACTTCTGAAATGCGGCGCCGCGCCAAGGCCGTCAATTTTGGCGTGCTGTATGGTCAAAGCGCGTTCGGATTGGCCAACAGCCTCGACATCGAACAGGACGAAGCGGCACATTTCATCGCTGCGTACTTCGAGCGTTACCCGGGCGTGGACCGATTTCTCGCAGAAATACTGGAAGGATGTCGGGCCAATGGCTATGTTAAGACGATCCTGGGGCGCAAAAGAGCCATTCGCGGCGTCCGGCCCAATGCCCCTCGGCAGCGGAACCTGCCTGAGCGGACAGCCATCAATACCGTAATCCAAGGATCGGCGGCCGACTTGATCAAGCTGGCCATGCTGGCGGTCGATCGCCGGCTGCGCGAGGGCGATCTGTCGGCGCAGCTTCTATTACAAATTCACGATGAGCTGTTGTTCGAGGCGCCGCCCGCCGAGTTGGAGCCGCTGGCGGAGCTAGTGCGCCAAGAAATGTCCAGCGTGATGAAATTGTGCGTGCCACTGGTCGTCGATGTTAAGACGGGGATGAACTGGGCCGAGACCGAGCCTTGGTCGGCCGCCGGCGATGAGCCGCTCGATTTTCATTCAGAAATATCCGACGCCACCTAA
- the bioA gene encoding adenosylmethionine--8-amino-7-oxononanoate transaminase yields the protein MPDGHARGCDASDRDAPPPEMLAAWDREHVWHAFTQMAEYEPLLIERADGCTLYDSAGRTYLDGVSSLWCNVHGHNHPRINAAIREQLDKVAHTTLLGASNSTTVRLARRLVELAPAGLNHVFFASDGSSSVEVALKMAFQYWQQRQDPRPAKTKYAALSDAYHGDTLGSVSVGGVARFHAMFRPLLFDCLRVPAPVTYRTSVKLPPEQLAAHYLQPVEQLLAERHQEIAALVVEPLVQAAAGMLVHPPGYLHGLRELTRRYDVLLIADEVAVGFGRTGRLFACEHEDVAPDFLCLGKGLTGGYLPMAATMATSDVWNAFLGPADAGRQFFHGHTFSGNPLAAAAALASLEVFEDEQVLAVVTKRSEQLSQRLERIAGHRHVGDVRQRGLLAGIELVRNRDTAEPFPWNEQRGREVCRHAREKGVLLRPLGDVIVIMPPLAISPAELDQISDAVEYGIERATQPR from the coding sequence GTGCCAGACGGTCACGCGCGCGGTTGTGACGCATCCGATCGTGACGCGCCGCCGCCCGAGATGCTCGCCGCCTGGGATCGCGAGCACGTCTGGCACGCCTTCACGCAGATGGCCGAGTACGAGCCGCTGCTGATCGAGCGCGCGGACGGCTGCACCCTTTACGACAGCGCCGGGCGGACCTACCTCGATGGCGTCAGCAGTCTGTGGTGCAACGTCCATGGGCATAATCATCCGCGCATCAACGCCGCTATCCGTGAGCAGCTAGACAAGGTGGCGCACACCACGCTGTTGGGCGCTTCGAATTCGACGACCGTGCGGCTGGCACGCCGGCTGGTCGAGCTGGCACCGGCTGGGCTGAACCATGTTTTTTTCGCGAGCGACGGCTCGTCGAGCGTCGAGGTCGCGCTGAAGATGGCCTTTCAATACTGGCAGCAGCGCCAGGACCCACGACCGGCGAAGACGAAGTACGCGGCACTCTCAGACGCTTATCACGGCGACACGCTGGGAAGCGTCAGCGTCGGGGGCGTGGCGCGATTTCACGCGATGTTCCGGCCGCTGTTGTTCGATTGCCTGCGCGTGCCGGCGCCGGTGACTTACCGCACGTCGGTGAAGCTGCCGCCCGAACAGCTCGCCGCCCACTATTTGCAGCCCGTCGAACAATTGTTAGCCGAGCGGCACCAGGAAATCGCGGCGCTGGTGGTCGAGCCATTGGTGCAGGCCGCGGCCGGCATGCTCGTCCATCCGCCAGGCTACTTGCACGGGCTGCGTGAGCTAACGCGCCGCTACGATGTCTTGCTGATTGCCGACGAAGTCGCCGTCGGCTTCGGGCGCACCGGGCGGCTGTTTGCTTGTGAGCATGAAGACGTTGCACCCGATTTTCTCTGCCTCGGCAAAGGGCTGACTGGCGGTTACCTGCCGATGGCGGCAACCATGGCGACAAGTGACGTGTGGAACGCATTTCTCGGACCCGCTGACGCCGGTCGGCAATTCTTTCACGGTCACACATTCAGCGGCAACCCGCTCGCGGCGGCTGCGGCGTTGGCATCGCTCGAAGTGTTTGAGGACGAGCAAGTGTTGGCTGTCGTGACAAAGAGGAGTGAGCAGCTTTCCCAGCGTCTCGAGCGCATCGCCGGGCACCGCCACGTGGGCGACGTGCGGCAGCGTGGCCTGCTCGCCGGCATTGAGCTGGTTCGCAATCGTGACACAGCCGAGCCCTTTCCGTGGAACGAGCAGCGCGGCCGCGAAGTGTGCCGGCATGCCCGCGAGAAAGGAGTCCTATTGCGGCCGCTGGGCGATGTGATTGTAATCATGCCGCCACTGGCCATTTCGCCTGCTGAGCTCGATCAAATCTCCGATGCCGTGGAATATGGCATTGAGCGCGCCACGCAGCCGCGCTGA
- a CDS encoding SAM-dependent chlorinase/fluorinase, whose translation MPDESRSLITLLTDFGVGSPYVAQMKGVILALNPRAAIVDVTHAIPPQDIAAGAWTLVEVADSFPLGSIHVAVVDPGVGSAREIVYAEIAGRHYIAPDNGLLARLAARTRPSRIRALTEPRFWQERVSATFHGRDIMAPVAARLSLGLDANELGAPRQRLVELPEPEVRILPNKIEGRVRSIDSFGNLITDITSDMLADAPTDERTQIHCDEHETQGIFRTYSDQPEMTLMALIGSSGFLELAIVGDSAALMLGVSVGTPVTIQW comes from the coding sequence ATGCCCGACGAATCACGTTCGCTCATCACGCTCTTGACCGACTTCGGCGTGGGCAGTCCGTACGTGGCCCAGATGAAGGGGGTGATCCTGGCGCTGAACCCGCGGGCCGCGATCGTCGACGTTACCCATGCGATTCCGCCGCAGGACATTGCGGCCGGCGCCTGGACGTTGGTCGAAGTGGCCGATAGTTTTCCACTCGGTTCGATTCATGTGGCCGTCGTCGATCCGGGCGTGGGAAGCGCGCGGGAAATCGTCTATGCCGAGATCGCCGGGCGTCATTACATCGCCCCCGACAACGGGTTGCTCGCTCGCTTGGCGGCCCGCACGCGCCCCTCTAGAATACGAGCCTTAACCGAGCCCCGCTTCTGGCAAGAGCGTGTATCCGCCACGTTTCACGGACGCGATATCATGGCGCCCGTGGCCGCCAGGCTGAGCCTTGGGCTCGACGCCAATGAATTGGGGGCGCCGCGGCAACGCCTGGTCGAACTCCCGGAACCGGAGGTGCGGATCTTGCCCAATAAGATCGAAGGACGAGTGCGGTCGATCGACTCGTTCGGCAACCTGATTACCGACATCACGAGCGATATGCTCGCTGACGCGCCGACCGACGAGCGCACGCAAATCCATTGCGACGAACACGAGACGCAAGGCATCTTTCGCACGTACAGCGATCAGCCCGAAATGACCCTCATGGCCCTCATTGGCTCGAGCGGCTTCCTGGAACTAGCCATCGTCGGCGACAGCGCCGCGCTGATGCTGGGGGTGAGCGTCGGTACGCCGGTGACGATTCAATGGTAA
- a CDS encoding pyridoxal-phosphate dependent enzyme, giving the protein MANAAALDITAVRQAAARIAGVVHRTPVLRSQFFDDATGATVAFKCENFQKVGAFKFRGASNAVLSLSNDEAHRGVVTHSSGNHAQALALAARMRGIPATIVMPRNAPAVKRAAVAGYGATIVECEPTVQAREQTADDVVRRTGGVFIHPYNDPRIIAGQGTAVLELISDVPDLDVIIAPVGGGGLLSGTAIAAKALLPGVQVIGAEPAGADDAKRSLAVGRIMPSDHPQTVADGLRTSLGELTFDVIRRLVDEIITVDDATTMRAMRHVWERMKIIIEPSAAVPVAVLLENAERFAGRRVGIILSGGNVDLDALAWGQ; this is encoded by the coding sequence ATGGCAAACGCGGCGGCCCTCGATATCACCGCGGTCCGGCAGGCGGCCGCACGGATCGCCGGTGTCGTTCATCGCACGCCCGTCTTACGGTCGCAATTCTTCGACGACGCGACCGGCGCCACCGTTGCGTTCAAGTGCGAGAACTTTCAGAAGGTGGGGGCCTTCAAGTTCCGCGGCGCCTCGAATGCCGTGTTATCGCTCTCGAATGACGAAGCCCACCGTGGCGTGGTGACGCATTCCTCGGGCAACCATGCACAGGCGTTGGCCCTGGCCGCTCGGATGCGCGGCATTCCGGCCACGATCGTCATGCCGCGGAACGCTCCGGCCGTGAAGCGGGCGGCCGTGGCCGGCTATGGAGCGACGATCGTCGAGTGTGAGCCCACCGTACAGGCACGCGAGCAAACGGCCGACGACGTCGTGCGACGAACCGGCGGCGTGTTCATTCATCCTTACAACGATCCGCGCATCATCGCCGGGCAGGGAACGGCAGTGCTCGAATTGATCTCCGACGTTCCGGACCTGGACGTGATCATCGCGCCGGTTGGCGGCGGAGGACTCTTGAGCGGCACGGCGATCGCGGCCAAGGCCCTGTTACCCGGCGTTCAGGTGATCGGGGCGGAGCCCGCCGGAGCGGACGATGCGAAGCGCTCGCTCGCCGTGGGCCGGATCATGCCGAGCGATCATCCGCAGACCGTGGCCGACGGATTGCGCACGTCGCTCGGCGAGTTGACGTTCGACGTCATTCGGCGGCTGGTCGACGAGATCATAACCGTCGACGATGCGACCACGATGCGCGCCATGCGGCACGTTTGGGAACGGATGAAGATCATCATCGAACCTTCAGCCGCTGTGCCCGTCGCGGTGCTGCTGGAAAATGCAGAACGTTTCGCCGGCCGGCGCGTGGGCATCATCCTCAGTGGCGGCAATGTCGATTTGGACGCGCTTGCGTGGGGCCAATGA
- a CDS encoding Rieske (2Fe-2S) protein: MSEFVTVAKVGAIPEGRGETYTVNGRLVAVFNTGEGYHAIDDLCPHMGASLGAGQVHQGVVTCPWHAWRFNVCTGAWCDNPKVQTDRFDVRVVGDEIQVRVPG; this comes from the coding sequence ATGTCCGAGTTTGTGACCGTTGCCAAGGTGGGGGCGATTCCCGAGGGGCGTGGCGAGACGTACACCGTGAACGGCCGGCTGGTCGCGGTCTTTAATACCGGCGAAGGCTATCACGCCATCGATGATTTATGCCCACACATGGGGGCGTCGCTGGGAGCTGGCCAGGTGCACCAGGGAGTGGTCACGTGCCCCTGGCATGCCTGGCGTTTCAACGTCTGCACCGGCGCGTGGTGTGACAATCCCAAAGTCCAAACCGACCGGTTCGATGTGCGCGTCGTAGGTGACGAGATTCAGGTGCGCGTGCCAGGCTGA